A stretch of the Theileria equi strain WA chromosome 1, complete sequence genome encodes the following:
- a CDS encoding signal peptide-containing protein (encoded by transcript BEWA_025600A), with protein sequence MKFIALVLLLFLHYSHNFNSQCTEGGTELENECAEQPANMLIPFTLDIARPGGLLTVVTVRTFDGVTQKRYASKPCFGMASVKDGSDNIWNAKGNEACVLVTSFVRKDGFSLLVLQTIEDEKYDFLYYKKVDGKWKGIKEEEFFENSREITRSDNEEKSEVVQPNKVILDISTLPGNTLSALKPKVDLPFLMVEPVAGNIITMVKDGKYPIWVAKEGQMCILAMFFIRSEKPMLAQLVIKKTNKEDEDDEIKTMYFERKLLEWSLITKNLYRLRIKKLRSYEKDGFLNASYIVPLLTIAFSMTM encoded by the coding sequence ATGAAGTTTATCGCACTAGTTTTATTACTTTTCCTACACTATTCGCATAATTTCAACTCGCAATGTACTGAAGGTGGGACAGAGTTGGAAAATGAGTGCGCTGAGCAACCAGCAAACATGTTGATCCCATTTACCCTTGACATTGCAAGACCTGGGGGATTACTTACAGTTGTGACCGTAAGGACATTTGACGGAGTAACTCAAAAGAGATATGCATCAAAACCATGCTTTGGTATGGCTAGTGTAAAGGACGGGTCAGATAACATTTGGAATGCCAAGGGAAATGAAGCCTGTGTCCTGGTCACGAGTTTTGTACGAAAAGACGGTTTCAGCCTCCTGGTATTACAGACTATagaggatgaaaagtatGACTTTTTGTACTATAAGAAAGTAGATGGGAAATGGAAAGGCATAAAGGAGGAGGAGTTTTTCGAAAACTCGAGGGAGATTACAAGGTCCGATAATGAGGAGAAATCAGAAGTTGTACAACCAAACAAGGTAATTTTGGACATATCAACCCTTCCAGGAAATACTCTCTCTGCCCTAAAACCAAAGGTAGACTTGCCGTTCCTAATGGTGGAACCCGTCGCTGGAAACATTATAACAATGGTAAAGGATGGCAAGTATCCCATCTGGGTCGCAAAAGAGGGTCAAATGTGCATTCTGGCAATGTTTTTCATCAGGAGTGAAAAACCAATGCTGGCACAACTCGTGATTAAAAAGACgaataaagaagatgaggatgatgaaattaaaaCAATGTATTTTGAAAGAAAGTTGCTAGAGTGGTCTCTCATTACAAAGAATCTGTACAGGCTAAGGATTAAAAAGTTGAGAAGCTACGAAAAGGATGGCTTCTTGAACGCCTCCTATATCGTTCCACTGCTTACCATTGCATTCAGCATGACCAtgtaa
- a CDS encoding signal peptide-containing protein (encoded by transcript BEWA_025610A): MKALAVLFAVYLLGQCQCGNDDDEEIGPWNENVSTYEYHYDGNDVMLIIPKRGVSIYTVACGTSEIWSQVEGQEFEYLKCFMKHGEPMALLVAKSQDGYATGRWYARDGNKWKNSIKASKEVITGLKVLVPERNKFVLDLDYKEDIEECRIFEISFFESPMRVYYANNGYCSTEVVFSGAPVWKGTNGSVCVACDAYLKDGKPTLILLVIITTGNSVFKHFERNEKDEWSEISDHDFTTRAEAFRTYKSSKGYKMEKEFVLNLKPAKPWWIRSFNAVTRALSRPRNVPFSPLEEDVSALDK; encoded by the coding sequence ATGAAGGCGTTGGCTGTTCTATTTGCGGTATACCTATTGGGACAATGCCAATGTGGAAATGACGACGATGAAGAGATTGGACCTTGGAATGAAAATGTCTCCACATACGAGTATCACTACGACGGGAATGACGTGATGTTGATCATTCCAAAGAGAGGAGTTTCCATCTACACTGTAGCCTGCGGCACGTCTGAAATTTGGAGCCAGGTAGAGGGCCAAGAATTCGAGTATCTCAAGTGTTTCATGAAGCACGGCGAACCAATGGCTCTTTTGGTGGCCAAGAGCCAAGACGGTTATGCGACTGGGAGATGGTATGCAAGGGATGGCAAcaagtggaagaatagtATAAAGGCGAGCAAAGAGGTAATTACAGGGTTGAAGGTACTCGTGCCAGAAAGGAATAAATTTGTCCTGGACCTCGACTACAAGGAAGACATCGAAGAATGCAGAATATTTGAAATTAGTTTTTTTGAGTCTCCAATGAGGGTCTACTACGCAAATAATGGATACTGTAGCACAGAGGTTGTCTTCTCTGGAGCTCCGGTTTGGAAGGGCACAAATGGCAGTGTATGCGTTGCATGTGACGCCTATTTAAAGGACGGAAAACCCACTCTCATACTTTTAGTCATTATAACCACTGGAAATTCTGTCTTCAAGCATTTTGAGAGGAATGAAAAGGACGAATGGAGCGAGATTAGTGACCACGATTTTACCACAAGGGCGGAGGCATTTAGAACTTACAAGAGTAGCAAAGGGtacaagatggagaagGAATTTGTGCTAAATTTGAAGCCAGCAAAGCCGTGGTGGATCAGGTCATTTAACGCGGTAACAAGAGCCCTTTCAAGACCCAGAAATGTTCCCTTTTCTCCattggaagaagatgtgTCCGCTCTAGATAAGTGA